A single region of the Novosphingobium sp. SL115 genome encodes:
- a CDS encoding acyl-CoA dehydrogenase family protein gives MSELDAFRGEIRAWLEENCPAEMREPVRDEGDVCWGGRNFTFKNEAQKTWMERCAAKGYTVPDWPKAYGGAGLSAAQAKVWREECARIGARPPLSSFGIWMLGPALLKFGTEEQKVHYLNQIARGEIRWCQGYSEPGSGSDLVSLQTFGEDKGDHWVVNGQKIWTSYADKADWIFCLVRTDKGNKYQGISFLLFDMMTPGVTTKPIKLISGNSPFCETFFDNVVVPKAQIVGDLNRGWDVAKYLLGHEREMISGAGGGDRLNAIGAICSRNGLEDPILRAELAMFDVDALAYSAMGEKFMDEVKVGKAHPAQPNMMKYAGTELNKRRHELLMAAGGATALEWDSDRTSGGTPSRSWLRTKANSIEGGTSEVMLNVIAKRILDLPGA, from the coding sequence ATGTCTGAACTGGACGCCTTCCGCGGTGAAATCCGCGCGTGGCTTGAAGAGAATTGCCCGGCCGAGATGCGTGAACCGGTGCGCGATGAAGGCGATGTCTGCTGGGGCGGACGCAACTTCACGTTCAAGAACGAAGCCCAGAAGACCTGGATGGAGCGTTGCGCGGCCAAGGGCTATACCGTGCCCGACTGGCCCAAGGCCTATGGCGGCGCCGGCCTGTCTGCGGCGCAGGCAAAGGTGTGGCGCGAGGAGTGCGCGCGCATCGGTGCACGTCCGCCGCTGTCCAGCTTTGGCATCTGGATGCTTGGCCCCGCGTTGCTGAAATTCGGCACCGAAGAGCAAAAGGTTCATTACCTCAACCAGATTGCCCGTGGCGAAATCCGCTGGTGCCAGGGTTATTCCGAACCCGGTTCGGGGTCAGACCTCGTATCGTTGCAGACCTTTGGTGAAGACAAGGGCGATCACTGGGTCGTCAACGGCCAGAAGATCTGGACGTCATACGCCGACAAGGCCGACTGGATTTTCTGCCTTGTCCGCACCGACAAGGGCAACAAGTATCAGGGCATCAGCTTCCTGTTGTTCGACATGATGACGCCGGGCGTCACCACCAAGCCGATCAAGCTTATCAGCGGCAATTCGCCGTTCTGCGAAACCTTCTTTGATAACGTGGTCGTGCCCAAGGCGCAGATTGTGGGTGATCTCAATCGCGGTTGGGACGTGGCCAAGTATCTGCTGGGCCATGAGCGTGAGATGATTTCGGGCGCGGGCGGTGGTGACCGGCTTAACGCGATTGGTGCCATCTGTTCGCGCAATGGTCTGGAAGATCCCATCTTGCGCGCCGAACTCGCCATGTTTGATGTCGATGCGCTGGCCTATTCGGCCATGGGCGAAAAGTTCATGGACGAAGTGAAGGTGGGCAAGGCCCATCCCGCGCAGCCCAACATGATGAAATATGCCGGGACCGAACTGAACAAGCGTCGCCACGAGTTGCTGATGGCGGCAGGCGGGGCAACCGCGCTGGAATGGGATAGCGATCGCACCAGCGGCGGCACGCCATCGCGTTCATGGCTGCGCACCAAGGCCAACTCGATCGAAGGCGGCACCAGCGAAGTCATGCTCAACGTCATTGCCAAGCGCATTCTCGACCTGCCGGGAGCCTGA